In Pseudomonas fluorescens, the following are encoded in one genomic region:
- the fdhD gene encoding formate dehydrogenase accessory sulfurtransferase FdhD encodes MLCQVEQADIRSDTNAPAPKPLNVNFREYDNAASVCQAALASEIALAITYNGLSQAVMMVSPGNLEDFIRGFSVSNDIVADQSEIYDLRLTHFDQAVQADVQICSRAFWALKNHRRQMAGTSGCGLCGVEALEQALPKLDILDPVPLPPAEHFIDIRNRIEQAQQMARSSGALHAALYFDSEGNALICREDIGRHNALDKLIGALQHAGIDSRCGFTVVTSRCSLELIHKAVRARLGTLVSLSAPTALTVQWAIKHRLNLIHVPHRNAPRIYSPA; translated from the coding sequence ATGTTGTGCCAAGTTGAACAAGCCGATATTCGAAGCGACACTAACGCCCCCGCGCCAAAACCGTTGAATGTGAACTTTCGCGAGTACGACAATGCCGCGTCAGTCTGTCAGGCGGCGTTGGCATCAGAGATTGCCCTGGCGATCACCTACAACGGTTTGAGTCAGGCCGTGATGATGGTATCGCCGGGCAACCTCGAAGATTTCATCCGTGGTTTCAGCGTCAGCAACGACATCGTTGCAGACCAGAGCGAAATCTACGACTTGCGCCTCACCCACTTCGACCAGGCCGTCCAGGCAGACGTGCAGATCTGCAGTCGCGCGTTCTGGGCGCTGAAGAACCATCGTCGGCAAATGGCCGGCACCAGTGGCTGCGGACTGTGTGGTGTGGAAGCGCTGGAGCAGGCCCTGCCGAAACTGGACATTCTCGACCCGGTGCCCCTGCCGCCCGCCGAGCATTTCATCGACATCCGCAACCGCATCGAACAGGCCCAACAAATGGCCCGCAGCAGCGGCGCGCTGCACGCGGCGCTGTACTTCGACAGCGAAGGCAATGCGCTGATCTGCCGCGAAGACATCGGCCGCCACAACGCGCTGGACAAGTTGATCGGTGCCCTGCAACACGCCGGCATCGACAGCCGTTGCGGCTTCACCGTGGTCACCAGCCGTTGCAGCCTGGAACTGATCCACAAGGCCGTCAGGGCCAGGCTCGGCACACTGGTCAGCCTATCGGCGCCCACCGCCCTGACCGTGCAATGGGCAATCAAGCATCGCCTCAACCTGATTCACGTCCCCCACCGCAACGCACCACGCATTTACAGCCCGGCATGA
- the moaC gene encoding cyclic pyranopterin monophosphate synthase MoaC, producing MTDIADASPDGLTHLDRQGRANMVDVSEKAPTQREAQAQAWVRMRPETLKLIQSDGHPKGDVFAVARIAGIMAAKKTHELIPLCHTLLLSSIHVELKACTPDSVKIVGTCRVEGQTGVELEALTAVSVAALTLYDMCKAVDRGMVIDDIRLLSKQGGRSGHFKFEDAQ from the coding sequence ATGACAGACATTGCAGATGCATCACCCGATGGCCTGACCCACCTCGACCGCCAGGGTCGCGCCAACATGGTCGATGTCAGTGAAAAAGCCCCGACACAGCGCGAAGCCCAGGCCCAGGCCTGGGTGCGGATGCGCCCGGAAACCTTGAAGCTGATTCAAAGCGACGGCCACCCCAAGGGCGATGTATTTGCCGTGGCGCGGATCGCCGGAATCATGGCGGCGAAGAAAACCCATGAGCTGATCCCGCTGTGCCACACCCTGCTGCTCAGTTCGATCCACGTCGAACTCAAGGCCTGCACACCGGACAGCGTGAAAATCGTCGGTACCTGCCGCGTCGAGGGCCAGACCGGGGTCGAACTCGAAGCCCTGACCGCCGTCAGTGTGGCGGCGTTGACCCTCTACGACATGTGCAAGGCGGTGGACCGCGGCATGGTCATCGATGACATTCGGCTGTTGAGTAAACAAGGTGGCCGCTCCGGTCATTTCAAGTTTGAGGACGCACAATGA
- the moaD gene encoding molybdopterin converting factor subunit 1 produces MILINYFARYREQLNLGGEKLPLTDSLKTIEDVRRLLMARGELWSHVLGENNLMCALNQELCHPDRVIEDYDEIAFFPPVTGG; encoded by the coding sequence ATGATCCTGATCAATTACTTCGCCCGTTACCGCGAGCAGCTCAACCTGGGCGGCGAAAAACTGCCCCTGACCGACAGCCTCAAGACTATCGAGGACGTGCGCCGACTGTTGATGGCTCGAGGTGAGCTGTGGAGCCATGTGCTGGGTGAAAACAACCTGATGTGTGCGCTGAACCAGGAGCTGTGCCATCCGGACCGGGTGATCGAGGACTATGACGAGATCGCCTTTTTTCCACCGGTCACCGGGGGTTGA
- the moaE gene encoding molybdopterin synthase catalytic subunit MoaE: MTVRVQREVFDVGRLIDSLQANDPGVGAVVNFVGYVRDINQGEAVTGLFLEHYPGMTERSLQTIIDNARARWPLRAVEIVHRIGPLSISEPIVFVGVSSPHRQAAFEACAFIMDYLKTDAPFWKREDVASGARWVDARDSDRSALERWADTPHQAAMQRASA; the protein is encoded by the coding sequence ATGACGGTTCGGGTCCAGCGTGAAGTGTTCGACGTCGGCCGCTTGATCGACAGCCTGCAGGCGAACGATCCGGGGGTGGGTGCTGTGGTCAACTTCGTCGGCTACGTGCGCGACATCAATCAGGGTGAGGCGGTCACCGGGTTGTTTCTGGAGCACTACCCGGGCATGACCGAGCGCTCGCTGCAAACAATCATCGACAACGCCAGGGCCCGATGGCCACTCCGGGCCGTGGAGATCGTGCACCGGATCGGCCCGTTGTCGATCAGCGAACCGATCGTGTTTGTCGGCGTCAGCAGCCCCCATCGTCAAGCCGCTTTCGAAGCCTGTGCGTTCATCATGGACTACCTGAAAACCGACGCGCCGTTCTGGAAACGCGAAGACGTGGCGAGTGGCGCGCGCTGGGTCGATGCCCGTGACAGCGACCGCTCAGCCCTCGAGCGCTGGGCAGATACGCCGCATCAGGCGGCTATGCAACGCGCCTCGGCGTAG
- the chrA gene encoding chromate efflux transporter: MSPTPSPITQQDVPQPRSISLREAFLFWLKLGFISFGGPAGQISIMHQELVERRRWISERRFLHALNYCMLLPGPEAQQLATYIGWLMHRTWGGVIAGVLFVLPSLFILIALSWVYIAFGEVPVVAGLFYGIKPAVTAIVVQAAHRIGSRALKNGWLWGIAAASFVAIFVLNMPFPLIVLGAAVIGFFGGRLAPEKFRTGGHSAAKKSFGPAVIDDDTPTPEHARFNGWKLARLAIVGAILWTLPMAMLTALFGWEGTLTQMAWFFTKAALLTFGGAYAVLPYVYQGAVGHYAWLTPTQMIDGLALGETTPGPLIMVVAFVGFIGAYVLQVFGPDQAFVAGAVAATLVTWFTFLPSFLFILAGGPLVESTHNELKFTAPLTAITAAVVGVILNLACFFGYHVLWPKGFEGALDWPSLLIAMVAGVALLRFKRGVIEVLIGCGLIGLVVHLMF; the protein is encoded by the coding sequence TTGAGCCCCACACCCTCCCCGATCACCCAACAGGATGTGCCACAGCCCCGGTCCATCAGCCTGCGCGAAGCCTTCCTGTTCTGGCTCAAGCTTGGCTTCATCAGTTTCGGCGGGCCGGCGGGGCAGATTTCGATCATGCATCAGGAGCTGGTCGAGCGCCGGCGCTGGATCTCGGAGCGGCGCTTTCTGCATGCCCTCAACTATTGCATGTTGCTGCCCGGGCCTGAGGCTCAGCAGCTGGCGACCTACATCGGCTGGCTGATGCACCGGACCTGGGGCGGCGTGATTGCTGGCGTGCTGTTTGTGTTGCCGTCGCTGTTCATCCTGATTGCGCTGTCCTGGGTGTACATCGCCTTTGGCGAAGTGCCCGTGGTCGCCGGATTGTTCTACGGGATCAAGCCCGCGGTCACGGCAATCGTGGTGCAGGCGGCTCACCGGATCGGCTCGCGGGCCTTGAAGAACGGCTGGTTATGGGGCATCGCCGCCGCGTCCTTCGTGGCCATCTTCGTGCTCAATATGCCGTTTCCGCTGATCGTGCTCGGCGCGGCAGTCATCGGTTTTTTTGGCGGACGTCTGGCACCGGAAAAATTCAGGACCGGTGGCCACAGCGCGGCGAAAAAGTCCTTCGGCCCGGCAGTAATCGACGACGACACCCCAACCCCTGAACACGCCCGCTTCAATGGCTGGAAACTGGCGCGCCTGGCCATTGTCGGTGCGATTTTGTGGACACTGCCCATGGCCATGCTCACCGCACTGTTCGGCTGGGAAGGCACGCTGACGCAGATGGCCTGGTTCTTCACCAAGGCCGCGCTGCTGACATTCGGCGGCGCCTACGCGGTGCTGCCTTATGTCTATCAGGGCGCGGTCGGTCACTACGCATGGCTGACGCCGACGCAGATGATCGACGGCCTGGCGCTCGGTGAAACCACGCCCGGTCCGTTGATCATGGTCGTCGCCTTCGTCGGGTTCATCGGCGCCTACGTGCTTCAGGTCTTCGGACCGGATCAAGCGTTTGTCGCCGGTGCCGTGGCCGCCACGCTGGTGACCTGGTTCACCTTCCTGCCTTCGTTCCTGTTCATCCTCGCCGGCGGGCCATTGGTGGAATCGACGCACAACGAACTCAAGTTCACCGCGCCGCTGACGGCCATTACGGCCGCCGTGGTCGGCGTGATTCTCAATCTGGCCTGTTTCTTTGGCTACCACGTACTTTGGCCCAAAGGCTTCGAAGGAGCACTGGACTGGCCTTCGCTGCTGATCGCGATGGTGGCGGGCGTTGCATTGCTTCGTTTCAAGCGTGGAGTGATCGAGGTTTTGATCGGCTGCGGTTTGATCGGCCTTGTCGTGCACCTGATGTTCTGA
- a CDS encoding FAD-binding oxidoreductase, with the protein MTQRCNSYYTATLNQDTDYPTLKGRHRVDVVIIGGGFTGVATAVELAEKGLKVAIVESHKIGWGATGRNGGQVTGSLSGDEAMRKQMRRSIGDEVDDFIWNLRWRGHQIIQQRVEKYGIVCDLKHGHLHAAYKPAHMVGLRRDYDEAVHRGMGDEVSLLDRSQVRDLLQSELYHGAIKNTRNMHLHPLNLCIGEARAAESLGALIFENSEVLEIIHGDTPGIRTAHGQIDANQVLLAGDVYHKLEPGKLKGKIFPAMGGIVTTAPLGDLARQINPEDLAVYDCRFVLDYYRLTADGRLLFGGGANYSGKDSRDIAAELRPCIEQTFPALKGVAIDYQWSCAMGIVINRIPQLGKLSDNVWYCQGYSGHGIATTHIMGEIMSQAITGQLEQFDTFAACQHIRVPMGDLLGNPMLAAGMWYYQMLERLR; encoded by the coding sequence ATGACTCAACGTTGCAATTCCTATTACACCGCCACCCTCAACCAGGACACCGATTACCCGACGCTGAAAGGCCGGCACCGGGTTGACGTGGTGATCATCGGCGGCGGGTTCACCGGCGTGGCCACCGCTGTCGAGCTGGCCGAAAAAGGCCTGAAGGTCGCCATTGTCGAAAGCCACAAGATCGGCTGGGGCGCCACCGGGCGCAATGGCGGCCAGGTCACCGGCAGCCTGTCGGGCGACGAAGCCATGCGCAAACAGATGCGCCGCAGCATCGGTGATGAGGTCGACGATTTCATCTGGAACCTGCGCTGGCGCGGGCACCAGATCATCCAGCAGCGGGTGGAAAAGTACGGCATCGTCTGCGACCTCAAGCACGGCCACCTGCACGCGGCGTACAAACCTGCGCACATGGTCGGCTTGCGCAGGGATTACGACGAGGCGGTGCACCGTGGCATGGGCGACGAGGTCAGCCTGCTCGACCGCAGCCAGGTGCGCGACCTGCTGCAAAGCGAGCTCTACCACGGCGCGATCAAGAACACCCGCAACATGCACCTGCATCCGTTGAACCTGTGCATCGGCGAGGCACGCGCAGCCGAGAGCCTGGGTGCGTTGATCTTCGAGAACAGCGAAGTGCTGGAGATCATCCACGGCGACACGCCTGGGATACGCACCGCCCACGGGCAGATCGACGCCAACCAGGTGCTGCTGGCAGGCGACGTCTACCACAAGCTGGAACCGGGCAAGCTCAAGGGCAAGATTTTCCCGGCCATGGGCGGCATCGTCACCACCGCGCCGCTGGGTGATCTGGCCAGGCAGATCAACCCCGAAGACCTGGCGGTCTACGACTGCCGTTTCGTGCTCGACTACTACCGCCTCACCGCCGACGGTCGCCTGTTGTTCGGTGGCGGCGCCAACTACAGCGGCAAGGATTCGCGGGACATCGCCGCCGAGCTGCGCCCGTGTATCGAGCAGACCTTCCCGGCGCTCAAAGGCGTGGCCATCGACTACCAGTGGAGCTGCGCGATGGGCATCGTGATCAACCGTATCCCGCAACTGGGCAAGCTGTCGGACAACGTCTGGTATTGCCAGGGCTACTCCGGCCACGGCATCGCCACCACCCACATCATGGGCGAAATCATGAGCCAGGCAATCACCGGGCAACTGGAACAGTTCGACACCTTCGCCGCCTGCCAGCACATCCGCGTGCCCATGGGCGACCTGCTCGGCAACCCGATGCTCGCCGCCGGCATGTGGTACTACCAGATGCTTGAGCGATTGCGCTGA